In Streptomyces chartreusis NRRL 3882, the following are encoded in one genomic region:
- the rsmH gene encoding 16S rRNA (cytosine(1402)-N(4))-methyltransferase RsmH: MSQSRHVPVMLQRCLDLLAPALEGPEAVVVDCTLGLGGHSEALLERFPGVRLVALDRDKEALRLSGERLAPYGERATLVHAVYDELPEVLRKLGIARVQGVLFDLGVSSMQLDEADRGFAYAQDAPLDMRMDQTSGVSAAEVLNTYAPGELVRILRAYGEEKQAKRIVSAIVREREKEPFSSSARLVELIRDALPQAAKRTGGNPAKRTFQALRIEVNGELAVLERAIPAAVKALDVGGRIAVLSYHSLEDRLVKQVFAAGAATTAPPGLPVVPERYQPRLKLLTRGAELPTEEEIAENRRAAPARLRGAQRIREDIE; the protein is encoded by the coding sequence TTGAGCCAGAGTCGACACGTCCCGGTGATGCTCCAGCGGTGCCTGGATCTGCTGGCACCCGCCCTGGAGGGCCCGGAGGCCGTGGTCGTCGACTGCACCCTCGGCCTCGGCGGCCACAGCGAGGCGCTCCTGGAGAGGTTCCCCGGTGTCCGCCTCGTCGCCCTCGACCGCGACAAGGAGGCCCTGCGCCTGTCCGGCGAGCGCCTCGCGCCCTACGGGGAGCGCGCCACCCTCGTCCACGCCGTGTACGACGAGCTCCCCGAGGTGCTGCGCAAGCTCGGCATCGCGCGCGTGCAGGGCGTGTTGTTCGACCTCGGCGTCTCCTCCATGCAACTCGACGAGGCCGACCGCGGTTTCGCCTACGCCCAGGACGCCCCGCTCGACATGCGCATGGACCAGACGTCCGGGGTCAGCGCCGCCGAGGTCCTCAACACGTACGCACCGGGCGAGCTGGTGCGCATCCTCCGGGCGTACGGGGAGGAGAAGCAGGCCAAGCGGATCGTGTCCGCGATCGTGCGCGAGCGCGAGAAGGAGCCGTTCAGCAGCAGCGCGCGGCTGGTCGAGCTGATCCGGGACGCGCTGCCGCAGGCCGCCAAGCGCACCGGCGGCAACCCGGCCAAGCGCACCTTCCAGGCCCTGCGCATCGAGGTCAACGGCGAACTCGCCGTCCTGGAGCGGGCGATCCCGGCCGCCGTGAAGGCGCTGGACGTGGGCGGGCGCATCGCCGTGCTGTCGTACCACTCGCTGGAGGACCGGCTGGTCAAGCAGGTGTTCGCGGCGGGTGCCGCCACCACGGCGCCGCCCGGGCTGCCCGTCGTGCCCGAGCGTTACCAGCCGCGGCTCAAGCTGCTCACGCGAGGTGCCGAACTCCCCACGGAGGAGGAGATCGCCGAGAACCGGCGGGCGGCACCGGCGCGGCTGCGCGGCGCCCAGCGCATCAGGGAGGACATCGAGTGA
- a CDS encoding septum formation initiator family protein, producing MSSKPELKGRAARLAQLFPTGPGQAARTPFVLLVVLLLGGGLIGLLVLNSALSEGAFKLDDLQRETKSLTDEEQALQRDIDAYSAPEALQRRARELGMVPGGDPAFLAPDGTVKGVPSPAPGVRPTSAHIPLVLAPEAMSDGSTSISGR from the coding sequence GTGAGCAGTAAACCCGAACTGAAGGGGAGGGCGGCACGTCTCGCGCAGCTCTTCCCGACCGGCCCCGGGCAGGCGGCCCGCACCCCCTTCGTCCTCCTCGTGGTCCTCCTCCTCGGCGGTGGTCTCATCGGCCTCCTCGTGCTGAACTCGGCCCTCAGCGAAGGCGCGTTCAAGCTCGACGACCTCCAGCGCGAGACCAAGAGCCTCACCGACGAGGAACAGGCCCTCCAGCGGGACATCGACGCCTACTCCGCTCCCGAGGCTCTCCAGCGCCGCGCCCGCGAACTCGGCATGGTCCCCGGCGGCGACCCCGCCTTCCTCGCCCCCGACGGCACCGTCAAGGGCGTCCCGAGCCCCGCCCCCGGCGTCCGGCCGACCTCCGCCCACATCCCCCTGGTCCTGGCCCCCGAGGCCATGTCCGACGGCTCCACCTCGATCTCCGGCAGGTGA
- a CDS encoding penicillin-binding transpeptidase domain-containing protein — MTDREPPRRRVPGPARPARPDARRRPGPGARPARRPGPARPGAPKPLRLGSPRPRLRLVGLALTLVLIAFVVRLFQVQAVDASTYAAKAEQNRYVGQVLAADRGEITDRSGVALATSEDAYDITADPTMFAPDKLKIGDGPEQAAALLAPILGQEQETLVEKLRPKNKALRYVKLASRQTPQVWKQIKDLKSALAKKEETDKSTHNVLAGVFSVATSKRVYPGGDLAAGILGWVNGEGKPGGGIELQLNKRLAGKDGKIRYAQSGGRLVPTAGSTETPAVPGSDVELTIDRDIQWAAQKAISDQVTESAADRGYVIVQDTRTGQVLAMANSPGFDPNDLSDADPAALGNAALQDAFEPGSTAKVMSMAAVLQEGAATPMTHVVVPNRLHRGDRLFKDDVNHPTWYLTLNGVLAKSSNIGTILATGQLGKTQAQANRVLYDYLRKFGLGRYTGLGFPGETPGILAPPDKWSTSQQYTIPFGQGVSINAMQAASVYSTIANGGVRVEPTLVRGTRGPDGRFTPAPKPEKTRVVSAKTAKTLAQMLESVVDDEEGTGTKARIPGYRVAGKTGTANRVDPATGKYHGYTSSFAGFAPADKPRITVYCAIQNATKGNYFGGQICGPVYKQVMEFALKSLQVPPTGAKPARLPVTFKN; from the coding sequence GTGACCGACAGGGAACCCCCGCGCCGCCGCGTGCCCGGCCCCGCCAGGCCCGCTCGCCCCGACGCCCGGCGCCGTCCCGGCCCCGGAGCCCGACCGGCCCGCCGCCCGGGCCCGGCCCGTCCGGGGGCCCCCAAGCCCCTCCGGCTGGGCAGCCCCCGACCGCGGCTGCGTCTGGTCGGGCTCGCGCTGACGCTGGTGCTGATCGCCTTCGTCGTGCGGCTGTTCCAGGTCCAGGCCGTCGACGCGAGCACGTACGCCGCCAAGGCGGAACAGAACCGGTACGTCGGGCAGGTGCTGGCCGCCGACCGGGGCGAGATCACCGACCGGTCCGGTGTGGCCCTGGCGACCAGCGAGGACGCCTACGACATCACCGCCGACCCCACGATGTTCGCCCCCGACAAGCTGAAGATCGGGGACGGCCCCGAGCAGGCGGCCGCGCTGCTCGCGCCGATCCTGGGCCAGGAGCAGGAGACCCTGGTCGAGAAGCTGCGGCCGAAGAACAAGGCGCTGCGGTACGTCAAGCTGGCCTCCCGCCAGACCCCGCAGGTCTGGAAGCAGATCAAGGACCTCAAGTCCGCGCTCGCCAAGAAGGAGGAGACCGACAAGTCCACGCACAACGTCCTCGCGGGTGTCTTCTCCGTCGCCACCAGCAAGCGCGTGTACCCGGGCGGCGACCTCGCCGCCGGGATACTGGGCTGGGTCAACGGCGAGGGCAAGCCCGGCGGTGGCATCGAGCTCCAGCTGAACAAGCGGCTGGCCGGCAAGGACGGCAAGATCCGCTACGCCCAGTCCGGCGGCCGGCTCGTCCCCACCGCGGGTTCCACCGAGACACCCGCCGTGCCCGGCAGCGACGTCGAGCTCACCATCGACCGCGACATCCAGTGGGCCGCCCAGAAGGCCATCAGCGACCAGGTGACGGAGTCCGCGGCCGACCGCGGCTACGTCATCGTCCAGGACACCCGCACCGGCCAGGTCCTGGCCATGGCCAACTCACCCGGCTTCGACCCCAACGACCTGTCCGACGCCGACCCCGCCGCGCTCGGCAACGCGGCACTCCAGGACGCCTTCGAGCCCGGCTCCACCGCCAAGGTCATGTCGATGGCGGCCGTCCTCCAGGAGGGCGCGGCGACCCCCATGACCCACGTCGTCGTGCCCAACCGGCTGCACCGCGGCGACCGGCTCTTCAAGGACGACGTGAACCACCCGACCTGGTACTTGACGCTCAACGGCGTCCTCGCCAAGTCCAGCAACATCGGCACCATCCTCGCCACCGGGCAGCTCGGCAAGACCCAGGCCCAGGCCAACAGGGTCCTCTACGACTACCTGCGCAAGTTCGGCCTCGGCCGCTACACCGGCCTCGGCTTCCCCGGCGAGACCCCGGGCATCCTCGCCCCGCCCGACAAGTGGTCGACCTCGCAGCAGTACACGATCCCTTTCGGCCAGGGCGTCTCCATCAACGCCATGCAGGCGGCGTCGGTGTACTCGACCATCGCCAACGGCGGCGTCCGCGTCGAACCCACGCTCGTGCGCGGCACCAGGGGCCCCGACGGCCGCTTCACTCCGGCCCCCAAGCCCGAGAAGACCCGGGTCGTCAGCGCCAAGACGGCGAAGACCCTCGCCCAGATGCTGGAGTCGGTCGTGGACGACGAGGAGGGCACGGGCACCAAGGCGCGCATCCCCGGCTACCGCGTGGCGGGCAAGACGGGCACGGCCAACCGCGTGGATCCGGCCACCGGCAAGTACCACGGCTACACCTCCTCCTTCGCCGGGTTCGCCCCCGCCGACAAGCCCCGCATCACCGTCTACTGCGCCATCCAGAACGCCACCAAGGGCAACTACTTCGGCGGCCAGATCTGCGGCCCCGTCTACAAGCAGGTCATGGAGTTCGCACTGAAGTCCCTCCAGGTCCCGCCGACCGGGGCCAAGCCCGCGAGGCTGCCCGTCACGTTCAAGAACTGA
- a CDS encoding UDP-N-acetylmuramoyl-L-alanyl-D-glutamate--2,6-diaminopimelate ligase, with product MTYPGPPRPAQVSATPLAELAGQLGAPAPEGAADVTGITHDSRAVRPGDLYAALPGARLHGADFVEQAASLGAAAVLTDPTGAERAVASGLPVLVVDDPRGRMGELAATIYGHPGRDLLQIGITGTSGKTTTAYLVEGGLRTVKSTGLIGTVEMRIGDERIKSERTTPEATDLQALFAVMRERGVEAVAMEVSSHALVLGRVDGCVFDIGVFTNLSPEHMEFHSDMEDYFRAKARLFTPERGKLGVVNVDDEYGRRLANEATVPVVTYSAEGHPDADWRAEDVEVGRLDSTFTVVGPKGERISAKSPLPGPFNVANTLAAIVALAVAGLDPQAAADGVAAVPGVPGRLERVDAGQPYLAVVDYAHKTDAVESVLRALRKVTEGRLHIVLGCGGDRDITKRAPMGAAAARLADTAVLTSDNPRSEDPLAILATMLQGAASVPAHERGEVQVFEDRAAAIAAAVARAEPGDTVLVAGKGHEQGQDIAGVVRPFDDRQVLREAIQKTQG from the coding sequence GTGACATACCCCGGGCCGCCCAGGCCGGCGCAGGTCTCCGCCACACCCCTCGCGGAACTCGCCGGTCAACTGGGTGCCCCCGCGCCGGAGGGCGCCGCCGACGTCACGGGCATCACCCACGACTCACGCGCAGTGCGCCCCGGCGACCTGTACGCCGCCCTCCCGGGCGCCCGTCTGCACGGCGCCGACTTCGTCGAACAGGCCGCGAGCCTGGGCGCGGCCGCCGTGCTGACCGACCCCACCGGCGCCGAGCGCGCCGTCGCCTCCGGGCTGCCGGTCCTCGTCGTCGACGACCCTCGCGGGCGGATGGGCGAGCTGGCCGCCACGATCTACGGCCACCCCGGCCGGGACCTGCTCCAGATCGGCATCACCGGCACCTCCGGCAAGACCACCACCGCCTACCTCGTCGAGGGCGGCCTGAGGACCGTGAAGTCGACCGGCCTGATCGGCACGGTCGAGATGCGCATCGGCGACGAGCGCATCAAGTCCGAGCGCACCACGCCCGAAGCCACCGACCTCCAGGCCCTGTTCGCCGTCATGCGCGAGCGCGGCGTCGAGGCGGTCGCCATGGAGGTCTCCAGCCACGCCCTGGTCCTCGGCCGCGTCGACGGCTGCGTCTTCGACATCGGCGTCTTCACCAACCTCAGCCCGGAACACATGGAGTTCCACTCCGACATGGAGGACTACTTCCGGGCCAAGGCGCGGCTGTTCACGCCGGAACGCGGCAAACTCGGCGTGGTCAACGTCGACGACGAGTACGGCCGCAGGCTGGCGAACGAGGCCACCGTCCCGGTCGTCACCTACTCCGCCGAGGGCCACCCCGACGCCGACTGGCGCGCCGAGGACGTCGAGGTCGGCAGGCTGGACTCGACGTTCACCGTCGTCGGGCCCAAGGGCGAGCGGATCAGCGCCAAGTCGCCGCTGCCGGGCCCCTTCAACGTGGCCAACACCCTCGCCGCGATCGTCGCCCTCGCCGTGGCCGGCCTCGACCCGCAGGCCGCCGCCGACGGTGTCGCCGCCGTACCGGGCGTGCCGGGCCGCCTGGAGCGCGTGGACGCCGGACAGCCGTACCTCGCGGTCGTCGACTACGCCCACAAGACCGACGCCGTCGAGTCCGTCCTGCGCGCCCTGCGCAAGGTCACCGAGGGCCGGCTGCACATCGTCCTCGGCTGTGGCGGCGACCGCGACATCACCAAGCGCGCCCCCATGGGCGCCGCCGCTGCCCGGCTCGCCGACACCGCCGTACTGACCTCCGACAACCCCCGCTCCGAGGACCCCCTCGCGATCCTCGCCACGATGCTCCAGGGCGCGGCCTCCGTGCCGGCGCACGAGCGCGGCGAGGTGCAGGTCTTCGAGGACCGGGCCGCCGCGATCGCCGCCGCCGTCGCCCGCGCCGAGCCGGGCGACACCGTCCTGGTCGCGGGCAAGGGCCACGAGCAGGGCCAGGACATCGCCGGGGTGGTCCGTCCCTTCGACGACCGCCAGGTGCTTCGCGAAGCCATTCAGAAGACCCAGGGATGA
- a CDS encoding UDP-N-acetylmuramoyl-tripeptide--D-alanyl-D-alanine ligase, producing the protein MIALSLAEIAEVVGGQTYDIPDPTVQVTGPVVRDSREAGPGSLFVAFAGERVDGHDFAAAVVEAGAVAVLGTRPVGVPAIVVDDVQTALGALARYVVRRLGATLVALTGSAGKTSTKDLIAQVLQRKAPTVFTPGSLNNEIGLPLTALSATEETRFLVLEMGARGIGHISYLTGLTPPKIGLVLNVGSAHIGEFGGREQIAQAKGELVESLPSEADGGTAVLNADDPYVRAMASRTKAKVIFFGESDEADVRAENVRLTDTGQPAFRLHTPSGASDVTMRLYGEHHVSNALAAAAVAHELGMSADEIALALSEAGSLSRWRMEVTERPDGVTVVNDAYNANPESMKAALRALAAIGKGRRTWAVLGKMAELGDEALAEHDAVGRLAVRLNVSKLVAVGGREAAWLQLGAYNEGSWGEESVHVSDAQAAVDLLRSELRPGDVVLVKASRSVGLESVAQALLETGAEGEVSAR; encoded by the coding sequence GTGATCGCCCTCTCCCTCGCCGAGATCGCAGAAGTCGTCGGCGGGCAGACGTACGACATACCGGATCCGACCGTCCAGGTCACCGGCCCGGTCGTCCGGGACTCCCGCGAGGCGGGGCCGGGCAGCCTGTTCGTGGCCTTCGCCGGGGAGCGCGTGGACGGCCACGACTTCGCGGCGGCGGTCGTGGAGGCGGGGGCGGTGGCCGTGCTCGGTACCCGGCCCGTCGGCGTGCCCGCGATCGTCGTGGACGACGTCCAGACCGCCCTCGGCGCCCTCGCGCGGTACGTCGTACGACGCCTCGGCGCCACGCTCGTCGCCCTCACCGGCTCGGCGGGCAAGACCAGCACCAAGGACCTCATCGCACAGGTGCTCCAGCGCAAGGCGCCGACGGTGTTCACGCCCGGCTCGCTCAACAACGAGATCGGGCTGCCGCTGACCGCGCTCAGCGCCACCGAGGAGACCCGGTTCCTCGTCCTGGAGATGGGCGCCCGCGGTATCGGGCACATCTCCTACCTCACGGGTCTGACGCCCCCGAAGATCGGCCTCGTCCTGAACGTCGGCAGCGCCCACATCGGCGAGTTCGGCGGCCGCGAGCAGATCGCCCAGGCCAAGGGCGAGCTCGTCGAGTCCCTGCCGTCCGAAGCCGACGGCGGGACGGCCGTCCTCAACGCGGACGACCCCTACGTACGGGCCATGGCCTCCCGAACGAAGGCGAAGGTGATCTTTTTCGGAGAGTCCGACGAAGCGGACGTTCGCGCCGAGAACGTACGACTCACGGACACCGGACAGCCCGCGTTCAGGCTTCACACACCCTCCGGTGCAAGCGATGTGACCATGCGCCTGTACGGTGAGCACCACGTGTCGAACGCGCTCGCCGCGGCCGCCGTCGCCCACGAGTTGGGCATGTCCGCAGACGAGATCGCCCTCGCGCTCTCCGAGGCGGGCTCCCTCTCCCGCTGGCGGATGGAGGTCACCGAGCGCCCGGACGGCGTGACGGTCGTCAACGACGCCTACAACGCGAACCCCGAGTCCATGAAGGCGGCGCTGCGCGCGCTCGCGGCCATCGGCAAGGGGCGTCGTACGTGGGCGGTGCTCGGCAAGATGGCCGAGCTCGGGGACGAGGCTCTCGCCGAGCACGACGCGGTCGGACGGCTCGCCGTCCGGCTCAACGTCAGCAAGCTCGTCGCGGTCGGTGGCAGGGAAGCCGCCTGGCTGCAACTGGGCGCATATAACGAGGGTTCGTGGGGTGAGGAGTCGGTGCACGTGTCCGACGCACAGGCGGCGGTCGACCTGTTGCGCAGCGAGTTGCGCCCGGGGGACGTCGTGCTCGTGAAGGCGTCCCGTTCGGTCGGCCTCGAGAGCGTTGCCCAGGCGCTGCTCGAGACCGGTGCCGAGGGTGAGGTTTCCGCCCGATGA
- the mraY gene encoding phospho-N-acetylmuramoyl-pentapeptide-transferase — protein sequence MKQILFAGVIGLFLTLVGTPLLIKLLARKGYGQYIRDDGPREHASKRGTPTMGGIAFILATVAAYFLAKVITGYLDPDVDAAPTFSGLLVLGLMVGMGLVGFLDDYIKIVKRRSLGLRAKAKMAGQLIVGIGFAVLSLQFADNRGNTPASTKLSFITDFGWTIGPVLFVVWALFMILAMSNGVNLTDGLDGLATGASVLVFGAYTFIGVWQFQESCANAQTLTNPGACYEVRDPLDLAVVASALMGACLGFLWWNTSPAKIFMGDTGSLALGGVLAGLAICSRTELLLAILGGLFVLITMSVVIQVGSFRLTGKRVFRMAPLQHHFELKGWSEVLVVVRFWIIQGICVIVGLGLFYAGWAADK from the coding sequence ATGAAGCAGATCCTGTTCGCAGGAGTCATTGGCCTCTTCCTGACGCTGGTCGGCACCCCGCTGCTGATCAAGCTCCTCGCGCGCAAGGGCTACGGCCAGTACATCCGCGACGACGGCCCGCGCGAGCACGCCAGCAAGCGCGGTACGCCGACCATGGGCGGTATCGCCTTCATCCTGGCGACGGTCGCCGCGTACTTCCTGGCCAAGGTGATCACGGGCTATCTCGACCCGGACGTCGACGCGGCGCCGACCTTCTCGGGTCTGCTGGTGCTCGGCCTGATGGTGGGCATGGGCCTGGTCGGCTTCCTCGACGACTACATCAAGATCGTCAAGCGGCGCTCGCTGGGTCTGCGGGCCAAGGCGAAGATGGCCGGCCAGCTGATCGTCGGCATCGGCTTCGCGGTGCTCTCGCTCCAGTTCGCGGACAACCGCGGCAACACCCCGGCGTCCACGAAGCTGTCGTTCATCACCGACTTCGGCTGGACGATCGGACCCGTGCTGTTCGTGGTCTGGGCGCTGTTCATGATCCTCGCGATGTCGAACGGCGTGAACCTGACCGACGGTCTGGACGGTCTGGCCACCGGCGCCTCCGTGCTCGTCTTCGGCGCCTACACCTTCATCGGCGTCTGGCAGTTCCAGGAGTCCTGCGCCAACGCGCAGACGCTGACCAACCCCGGCGCGTGCTACGAGGTGCGCGACCCCCTCGACCTCGCGGTGGTCGCCTCGGCGCTGATGGGCGCCTGCCTCGGCTTCCTGTGGTGGAACACCTCGCCGGCCAAGATCTTCATGGGTGACACCGGTTCGCTCGCGCTCGGCGGTGTGCTCGCCGGCCTCGCGATCTGCTCCCGCACCGAGCTGCTGCTCGCCATCCTCGGCGGCCTCTTCGTCCTGATCACCATGTCCGTGGTGATCCAGGTCGGCTCCTTCCGCCTCACCGGGAAGCGCGTCTTCCGGATGGCGCCACTCCAGCACCACTTCGAACTCAAGGGCTGGTCCGAAGTGCTCGTCGTGGTCCGCTTCTGGATCATTCAGGGCATTTGTGTGATCGTCGGACTGGGCCTCTTCTACGCAGGATGGGCAGCGGACAAGTGA
- the murD gene encoding UDP-N-acetylmuramoyl-L-alanine--D-glutamate ligase, with amino-acid sequence MGSGQVTSSVSSELKGKHVTVAGLGVSGVPAAKVLHGLGAIVTAVNDGADERARAQAAELEALGITVRLGDGDTLPEGTELIVTAPGWKPDKPLFAAAERAGVPVWGDVELAWRLRGPDAAPWLAVTGTNGKTTTVQMLASILKAAGLRTAAVGNIGVSLLDAVLGEEQYDVLAVELSSYQLHWAPSLRAHSAAVLNLAPDHLDWHGSMEAYAADKGRIYEGNRVACVYNADATDKPSTEDLVREADVEEGCRAVGFTLGTPAPSQLGVVEGILVDRAFVENRQKNAQELAEVADVNPPAPHNIANALAAAALARAYGVPAKAVRDGLRAFTPDAHRIAHVADVDGVAYVDDSKATNTHAAEASLAAYEKIVWIAGGLAKGATFDELVSKSAPRLRGAVLIGADRALIREALARHAPEVPVVDLDRTDTGAMRAAVQEARRLAQAGDTVLLAPACASMDMFANYNKRGDAFADAVRELGSVDG; translated from the coding sequence ATGGGCAGCGGACAAGTGACCTCCTCGGTGTCTTCGGAACTCAAGGGCAAGCACGTCACCGTCGCCGGGCTCGGCGTCTCCGGCGTCCCGGCGGCCAAGGTGCTGCACGGCCTCGGCGCGATCGTCACGGCCGTCAACGACGGCGCCGACGAGCGCGCGCGGGCGCAGGCCGCCGAACTGGAGGCGCTCGGCATCACCGTGCGCCTCGGTGACGGCGACACCCTGCCCGAGGGCACCGAGCTGATCGTCACCGCGCCCGGCTGGAAGCCGGACAAGCCGCTGTTCGCGGCGGCGGAGCGGGCGGGCGTCCCCGTCTGGGGCGACGTCGAGCTGGCCTGGCGCCTGCGCGGCCCGGACGCCGCCCCCTGGCTGGCCGTCACGGGCACCAACGGCAAGACCACCACCGTCCAGATGCTCGCCTCGATCCTCAAGGCCGCGGGCCTGCGCACGGCCGCCGTCGGCAACATCGGCGTCTCCCTCCTGGACGCGGTGCTCGGCGAGGAGCAGTACGACGTGCTGGCCGTGGAGCTCTCCAGCTACCAGCTCCACTGGGCGCCGTCGCTGCGCGCCCACTCGGCCGCCGTACTCAACCTCGCCCCCGACCACCTCGACTGGCACGGCTCCATGGAGGCGTACGCCGCCGACAAGGGCCGTATCTACGAGGGCAATCGCGTCGCCTGCGTCTACAACGCCGATGCCACCGACAAGCCGTCCACCGAGGACCTGGTCCGCGAGGCCGACGTCGAGGAGGGCTGCCGGGCCGTCGGCTTCACCCTCGGCACGCCCGCGCCCTCCCAACTGGGCGTCGTGGAGGGCATCCTGGTCGACCGCGCCTTCGTCGAGAACCGGCAGAAGAACGCCCAGGAGCTCGCCGAGGTCGCCGACGTCAACCCGCCGGCCCCGCACAACATCGCCAACGCCCTCGCGGCGGCGGCCCTCGCGCGGGCGTACGGCGTGCCCGCCAAGGCCGTACGGGACGGCCTGCGGGCGTTCACCCCGGACGCCCACCGCATCGCGCACGTGGCCGACGTGGACGGGGTCGCGTACGTCGACGACTCCAAGGCCACCAACACCCACGCCGCGGAAGCCTCGTTGGCGGCCTACGAGAAGATCGTGTGGATCGCGGGCGGGCTCGCGAAGGGCGCCACCTTCGACGAGCTGGTCAGCAAGTCGGCGCCCAGGCTGCGCGGGGCCGTGCTGATCGGCGCGGACCGCGCGCTGATCCGCGAAGCCCTGGCGCGACACGCCCCCGAAGTACCCGTCGTCGACCTCGACCGGACCGACACTGGGGCGATGCGCGCGGCGGTCCAGGAGGCGCGGCGGCTCGCTCAGGCCGGTGACACGGTGCTGCTGGCTCCGGCCTGCGCCTCCATGGACATGTTCGCCAACTACAACAAGCGCGGGGACGCTTTCGCGGACGCCGTTCGCGAGCTCGGCTCCGTCGACGGCTGA
- the ftsW gene encoding putative lipid II flippase FtsW, whose protein sequence is MPTSRTGRPPVPRAPRRPAAPRLVRENRVLAFYHRARRGWDRPLTAYYLIFGGSLLITVLGLVMVYSASQITALQMSLPGSYFFRKQLLAAVIGAGLLFAASRMPVKLHRALAYPILAGAVFLMALVQIPGIGVSVNGNQNWIALGGSFQIQPSEFGKLALVLWGADLLARKQDKRLLTQWKHMLVPLVPAAFMLLGLIMIGGDMGTAIILTAILFGLLWLAGAPTRLFAGVLSVAAVLGLILIKTSPNRMARLQCLGATEPQSGPVDCWQAVHGIYALASGGIFGSGLGASVEKWGQLPEAHTDFIFAVTGEELGLAGTLSVLALFAALGYAGIRVAGRTEDPFVRYAAGGVTTWITAQAVINIGAVLGLLPIAGVPLPLFSYGGSALLPTMFAIGLLIAFARDEPAARAALAMRQPRFGRKRGAGGTGSGRSPRRWNTMRRRASAARSSGER, encoded by the coding sequence ATGCCCACCAGCCGCACCGGACGGCCTCCCGTCCCCCGCGCTCCCAGGCGCCCCGCCGCGCCCCGGCTCGTCCGTGAGAACCGCGTCCTGGCCTTCTACCACCGTGCGCGCAGGGGCTGGGACCGGCCGCTGACCGCCTACTACCTCATCTTCGGCGGCAGTCTGCTGATCACCGTGCTGGGCCTGGTGATGGTCTACTCGGCCTCCCAGATCACCGCGCTGCAGATGTCGCTGCCGGGCTCGTACTTCTTCCGCAAGCAGCTGCTGGCCGCCGTGATCGGCGCCGGACTGCTCTTCGCCGCCTCGCGGATGCCGGTGAAGCTGCACCGGGCCCTGGCCTACCCGATCCTCGCCGGCGCCGTCTTCCTCATGGCCCTCGTGCAGATCCCCGGCATAGGAGTGTCGGTCAACGGCAACCAGAACTGGATCGCGCTCGGCGGCTCCTTCCAGATCCAGCCCAGTGAGTTCGGCAAGCTCGCGCTCGTGTTGTGGGGGGCCGACCTGCTGGCCCGCAAGCAGGACAAGAGGCTGCTGACCCAGTGGAAGCACATGCTCGTGCCGCTGGTGCCGGCCGCCTTCATGCTGCTCGGGCTGATCATGATCGGCGGCGACATGGGCACCGCGATCATCCTCACGGCCATCCTGTTCGGCCTGCTCTGGCTGGCCGGCGCGCCCACGCGGCTGTTCGCCGGAGTGCTGTCGGTAGCCGCCGTACTCGGCCTGATCCTCATCAAGACCAGCCCCAACCGCATGGCGCGCCTGCAGTGCCTGGGCGCCACCGAACCCCAGTCCGGCCCGGTCGACTGCTGGCAGGCCGTGCACGGCATCTACGCCCTCGCCTCCGGCGGAATCTTCGGCTCCGGGCTGGGTGCGAGTGTGGAGAAATGGGGTCAACTCCCCGAAGCCCACACCGACTTCATCTTCGCCGTCACCGGTGAGGAACTGGGCCTGGCGGGGACGCTGTCGGTACTCGCCCTCTTCGCGGCTCTAGGCTATGCGGGTATCCGCGTGGCCGGACGCACGGAGGACCCCTTCGTGAGGTATGCCGCGGGAGGCGTGACCACCTGGATCACGGCCCAGGCCGTGATCAACATCGGTGCGGTGCTCGGTCTGCTGCCGATCGCCGGCGTCCCCCTCCCGCTGTTCTCCTACGGGGGATCCGCCCTGCTGCCGACCATGTTCGCCATCGGGCTGCTGATCGCCTTCGCGCGCGACGAGCCCGCTGCGCGGGCGGCGCTTGCGATGCGGCAACCCCGCTTTGGTAGAAAGCGGGGGGCTGGGGGAACCGGTTCCGGCCGGAGTCCCCGGAGATGGAACACGATGCGACGGCGCGCCTCGGCGGCGCGCTCGTCCGGAGAGCGGTGA